In the genome of Vicia villosa cultivar HV-30 ecotype Madison, WI linkage group LG7, Vvil1.0, whole genome shotgun sequence, one region contains:
- the LOC131620586 gene encoding protein RMD5 homolog, with the protein MELNSVKDAFDRVTKKQKLSSSKTQELLDQIRQEIEGALESMQSVSNTDQVLDYKTVLNELKASILTIAPLGQMESTQKELNVALNKYGKQVEKCFNPDISKAYRNIDMDTCTLNQIIANHFYRQGLFDVGDHFLSAVGEPESAAIMKSPFLEMYQILQAMQNQNLEPALNWASSNSDKLAQSGSDIVLKLHSMQFVKILQNGGSRDEALHYARTHLSPFASSHIADVQKLMTCLLWPGKLDKSPYHALLSPSNWDKLAEELKRQFCNLLGQSYNSPLSVTVAAGVQVLPALLKFMNVMAGRKQEWQSANQLPVPIEMDEEFQFHSIFVCPVSKEQASEDNPPMLMSCGHVLCKQSILKMSKNSTKVFKCPYCPSDIDAAQCRQLSL; encoded by the coding sequence ATGGAGCTAAATTCTGTTAAAGATGCTTTTGACCGAGTTACTAAGAAGCAGAAGTTATCCAGTTCTAAGACTCAAGAGTTGCTTGATCAGATCAGACAGGAAATTGAGGGCGCTTTAGAATCGATGCAGTCGGTCAGTAACACTGATCAAGTGCTTGATTATAAAACTGTACTGAATGAGCTGAAGGCCAGTATACTTACAATTGCTCCACTTGGCCAAATGGAAAGTACACAAAAGGAGCTAAATGTAGCACTCAACAAATATGGGAAGCAGGTTGAGAAATGTTTCAATCCTGATATATCCAAAGCTTACAGAAACATCGACATGGATACGTGcactttaaatcaaataattgccAACCATTTTTATCGTCAGGGTCTTTTTGATGTTGGGGACCATTTTTTAAGTGCAGTTGGAGAACCTGAATCTGCTGCAATTATGAAATCTCCATTCCTGGAAATGTATCAAATACTCCAAGCCATGCAGAATCAGAACCTGGAGCCAGCACTCAACTGGGCTTCGTCTAATTCTGACAAACTTGCTCAAAGTGGATCTGACATTGTGTTGAAACTTCACTCGATGCAATTTGTAAAAATTCTTCAAAATGGTGGAAGTAGAGATGAAGCCCTTCACTATGCAAGAACTCACCTTTCTCCTTTTGCTAGTAGTCACATTGCTGATGTCCAGAAGCTTATGACTTGTCTTCTGTGGCCTGGAAAGCTTGATAAGTCTCCATACCATGCATTACTTTCCCCATCTAACTGGGATAAGTTGGCCGAGGAACTTAAAAGACAGTTCTGCAATCTTTTGGGACAGTCATACAACAGTCCATTGAGTGTGACCGTAGCAGCAGGGGTCCAGGTTTTGCCAGCTCTCCTTAAATTTATGAATGTCATGGCAGGAAGGAAGCAGGAATGGCAGTCAGCGAACCAATTGCCAGTGCCAATTGAGATGGATGAGGAATTCCAGTTTCATTCTATTTTTGTTTGCCCTGTCTCAAAGGAACAAGCATCCGAGGATAACCCTCCAATGTTGATGTCCTGTGGCCATGTCCTCTGTAAGCAGTCTATCTTGAAAATGTCCAAGAATAGCACAAAAGTGTTTAAGTGCCCGTATTGTCCCTCTGATATCGACGCAGCACAGTGCAGGCAATTAAGTTTGTGA
- the LOC131620587 gene encoding uncharacterized protein LOC131620587, translating into MSELRQLDPKAWEWLVGVPTKLWCKHAFSYYPKCDVLMNNLSESFNSTILKARDKPIITMCEWIRNYLMNRVAVSLTKLDKWKHKIMPMPRKIMDKEIVMSGNWIPTWCQNLIWQVNHTFDGHQFIVDLGKKTCTCCFWELVGIPCRHAIAAMSYQNLDPELYVDDCYSRETYTKCYSYSVSPTNGMDMWPTIDNEEMLPPSYKKGPGRPRKLRIREHDENGSRMRRAAVNYRCTRCDNIGHNSRKCKAGEQNPATLKRKRKAPRKAASTSNVGDTDTTEDYFEGEIDATVEAMVALVEADLATQAS; encoded by the exons ATGTCTGAGTTAAGGCAACTAGATCCAAAGGCTTGGGAATGGCTAGTAGGTGTTCCAACCAAACTatggtgtaagcatgcttttaGCTATTATCCAAAATGTGATGTCCTGATGAATAATCTTAGTGAGTCTTTTAATAGTACCATATTAAAGGCTAGGGATAAACCAATTATCACTATGTGTGAATGGATTAGGAATTATCTTATGAATAGGGTTGCAGTTAGTTTGACTAAGTTAGATAAGTGGAAACATAAGATTATGCCTATGCCTAGGAAAATAATGGACAAAGAAATTGTAATGAGTGGTAATTGGATTCCTACTTGGTGTCAAAACTTGATATGGCAGGTTAACCACACATTTGATGGGCACCAATTCATTGTAGATTTAGGTAAAAAAACATGCACATGTTGTTTTTGGGAACTTGTGGGCATTCCATGTAGGCATGCCATAGCTGCCATGAGTTATCAAAACTTGGATCCAGAATTATATGTGGATGATTGCTATAGTAGGGAAACATACACTAAATGTTACTCATATAGTGTGAGTCCCACTAATGGCATGGATATGTGGCCTACTATTGATAATGAGGAGATGCTTCCACCTTCATACAAGAAAGGTCCAGGTAGACCCAGAAAACTTAGGATTAGAGAGCATGATGAAAATGGATCTAGAATGAGAAGGGCAGCTGTTAACTATAGGTGCACCAGATGTGACAACATTGGACATAACTCCAGGAAATGTAAAGCTGGAGAACAAAATCCTGCAACTTTAAAGAGAAAG AGAAAGGCACCAAGGAAAGCTGCTTCAACAAGCAATGTGGGTGACACTGATACAACAGAGGATTACTTTGAGGGGGAAATTGATGCAACCGTTGAAGCAATGGTGGCATTAGTAGAAGCTGACTTAGCAACTCAAGCATCATAG
- the LOC131620584 gene encoding uncharacterized protein LOC131620584 isoform X2 yields the protein MDYHNKLILAPMVRVGTLPLRLLAAEYGADITYGEEIIDHKIVKCDRRINELIGSIDFVEKGTESVVFRTCDQEKDKVVFQIGTSDAVRALTAAQLVCNDVAAIDINMGCPKPFSLSGGMGAALLSKPELISDILTTLRRNLSLPVTCKIRLLKSPHDTVELARRIEKTGVHAIAVHGRYVLDRPRDPAKWSGIADVVSALSIPVIANGDVFEYDDFQRIKSATVAVVRRLSTLCMYYHMVYQGLSACLPQVTLGPTKVAYKAHKLD from the exons ATGGATTACCACAACAAGCTCATTCTCGCTCCCATGGTTCGCGTG GGCACTCTCCCACTTAGATTACTAGCCGCTGAGTATGGTGCAGATATCACTTATGGTGAGGAAATCATCGACCATAAAATCGTCAAATGCGACCGCAGAATCAATG AACTCATTGGATCCATTGATTTTGTGGAGAAAGGGACGGAAAGTGTTGTGTTTAGAACCTGTGATCAAGAAAAAGATAAAGTTGTGTTTCAAATAGGCACATCTGATGCTGTAAGGGCCCTAACTGCTGCTCAGTTGGT ATGTAACGATGTTGCTGCAATAGATATTAACATGGGATGCCCCAAGCCGTTTTCTTTGAGTGGTGGGATGGGTGCTGCTCTGTTGTCCAAACCAGAGCTTATTAGTGAT ATCTTAACAACATTACGGAGGAATTTGAGCCTACCAGTAACATGTAAGATTCGACTTCTGAAATCACCGCATGATACAGTGGAGCTAGCCAGGCGAATTGAGAAAACCGGTGTTCACGCTATTGCAGTCCATGGAAG ATACGTCTTAGATAGGCCCAGAGATCCGGCAAAGTGGAGTGGAATTGCCGATGTTGTGTCAGCATTATCTATTCCAGTTATAGCAAACGGGGATGTCTTTGAGTATGACGATTTTCAACGCATTAAATCTGCTACAG TGGCAGTGGTGAGAAGGTTGTCAACATTATGTATGTACTACCACATGGTTTACCAAGGCTTATCAGCCTGCTTACCACAAGTTACTCTTGGGCCGACAAAGGTAGCTTACAAGGCTCACAAATTAGATTAA
- the LOC131620584 gene encoding uncharacterized protein LOC131620584 isoform X1, with protein sequence MDYHNKLILAPMVRVGTLPLRLLAAEYGADITYGEEIIDHKIVKCDRRINELIGSIDFVEKGTESVVFRTCDQEKDKVVFQIGTSDAVRALTAAQLVCNDVAAIDINMGCPKPFSLSGGMGAALLSKPELISDILTTLRRNLSLPVTCKIRLLKSPHDTVELARRIEKTGVHAIAVHGRYVLDRPRDPAKWSGIADVVSALSIPVIANGDVFEYDDFQRIKSATGASSVMAARGALWNPSIFSSEGQVSYEVTEKQYIRKCILWDNDIRSTKHTLRDMKSHHTSLEVPEWRAVIKSESTADIAELYGELEYYQLIKSDSHKGYR encoded by the exons ATGGATTACCACAACAAGCTCATTCTCGCTCCCATGGTTCGCGTG GGCACTCTCCCACTTAGATTACTAGCCGCTGAGTATGGTGCAGATATCACTTATGGTGAGGAAATCATCGACCATAAAATCGTCAAATGCGACCGCAGAATCAATG AACTCATTGGATCCATTGATTTTGTGGAGAAAGGGACGGAAAGTGTTGTGTTTAGAACCTGTGATCAAGAAAAAGATAAAGTTGTGTTTCAAATAGGCACATCTGATGCTGTAAGGGCCCTAACTGCTGCTCAGTTGGT ATGTAACGATGTTGCTGCAATAGATATTAACATGGGATGCCCCAAGCCGTTTTCTTTGAGTGGTGGGATGGGTGCTGCTCTGTTGTCCAAACCAGAGCTTATTAGTGAT ATCTTAACAACATTACGGAGGAATTTGAGCCTACCAGTAACATGTAAGATTCGACTTCTGAAATCACCGCATGATACAGTGGAGCTAGCCAGGCGAATTGAGAAAACCGGTGTTCACGCTATTGCAGTCCATGGAAG ATACGTCTTAGATAGGCCCAGAGATCCGGCAAAGTGGAGTGGAATTGCCGATGTTGTGTCAGCATTATCTATTCCAGTTATAGCAAACGGGGATGTCTTTGAGTATGACGATTTTCAACGCATTAAATCTGCTACAG GTGCCTCGTCTGTGATGGCGGCAAGAGGGGCACTTTGGAATCCTTCAATATTTTCATCCGAAGGACAAGTTTCTTATGAGGTTACGGAAAAACAATATATTCGGAAG TGCATCTTGTGGGATAATGATATTAGAAGCACCAAACATACATTAAGAGATATGAAGTCACATCATACCTCCCTCGAAGTCCCTGAATGGAGGGCTGTGATCAAGTCCGAGTCCACAGCTGATATAGC GGAACTCTATGGTGAGCTAGAATActaccaattaattaaatcagatTCCCACAAAGGGTATAGATAA